The Anabaena sp. PCC 7108 region GATAGTTTTCTCAGCCGTTTCTTTAATACAACCAGCAATATCTAAATCCGCTAAACTTTCCTTAACTCGATAAGCACCTGCACTACGTGGTTTCTTATTTTCTTCCTCAGTTTTGGTGTAAAGATAAATCGAAGCTAAAGAATGAGATTCTGTTCTCACAGCACCATCACTATTGACATAAAACCTGTCAATATCCCTTTGTGCCAAACCATTATAAGGCACACTTGTAATAGCAGGATGAGTAGACATAAGTTCTTTCTCTGCTACTAATAATTTATCTATTAGTTCAGAAACTGGGGCTTGGGCTACTTTTTCGTGATGTGTATTAGGAATAGGAACAGTTGCTTCTGGACTAAAATCAGGAATGTTTTCTTTTACTCCAAAAAAACTAGCTTCATAAGCAGTTTTCAAAGCCAATTCTAAACCCAGAGGATCTACATCTGTGGTGCTAGTCACACCCATTGTATTCTCTTCATTCCAAACTCTAACAGTTACTCCAGAACGATTAGAAGCCTTAACTTGTTTGGGTTCACCTTGGTCAACTTGCACACTTGTATCATCTACAGTTGAACCGTAAATATCAAACTTCTTAATGCCAAGTTTAGCGGCATTTTCTTGAGCGTAAGTTGCAATTTCTTGAATCTTTGTCATATTTCAATTCACAATCAAAATCTAAGAACATAGTAGGTTGGGGAGCCACCGTTGTGGACGGGTTTCCCGGCTTGAGACGAGTGGCGTTTGACACAAGGAAACCCAACACAAATAATTCAACAAAACAAACTCTTTTGTTGGGTTGCGCTGTCGCTTAACCCAACCTACGTAAATTTTTGCTCATTCACAATCTAAAATCTAACATTCCTTAACGTCCACCAACTGTTATGGAATCAACCTTGATATGAGGTTGACCAACTGTGGTGTAAATGCTGCCACTAACAGAACCACAAAAACCGGGTGCAAGTTCTAAATCTTGGGAACACATAGAAATTTTATTCATAATTTCCTTAGCTTCACCAATTAAAGTAGCGCCTTTTAACGGTTTAGTAATTTTGCCATTTTCTATTAAATAAGCTTCATCAACACTAAAGTTAAATTGACCTGTAGCACCGACACTACCGCCACCCATTTTTTTACAGTAAATACCTTTATCAACAGAGGCAAATAAATCTTCGTTGGTGTATTCGCCAGTATCAATATAAGTATTTCGCATCCGACTAGCGGCAGCAAAAGTGTAATTTTGACGGCGGCCACTGCCTGTTCTCGGATGTCCGGTACGTACTGAACCAGTTCTATCAGCTAAGAAATTTTTGAGAACACCTTTTTCAATTAATAATGTTCTTTGTGCCGGCATTCCTTCGTCATCCATATCAATTGTGCCGAAGGCATTATCAGCGCGTCCTTCATCCCAAGCTGTTAAACTTTCATGGGCGATTTTTTCACCTTTTTTATCAGCAAAGGGTGTGGTATTGCGTTCAATTTGGGTAGTTTCTAACAGGTGTCCGCAAGCTTCGTGGAAAATTACGCCGCCAAAGTGATTGGCCATGATAATGGGGTAAGTTCCTGATTCTACGTAATCTGCGTAAAGCATTTTACCGGCTGATTCGGCGATTTGTTCAGATGCTTGTTGATAATCCCAAGTTCTCAGGAAATTAGCATCGCTGGTGTTACCTGCACGTTCAGCAATGGAGGCGCGGTTAGCACCGTCAGCACAGAGAATATTAAATCCTACTGATTGGGTGAGGCGGATATCACGGGCAAATGTACCATCACTGGCAGCAACTAAAACTTCTTGCCAGTCACGGAAATAGGAAGCGCGGCGTGATTGGACGTGGGTAGCTTTTTTATTGAGTTGGGCAGTACCATCAAGGAGAACTTCTCCCATTTCGCGGATAGAACTACATAGAGGTAGCCAGCCATCTTTGCCACGTTTGGTGGCGTAGTCTCTCAGTAATTCGAGGTTAATTTCGGGAATGAAAGCATTAGCTGTAGGTAGTTGTAATCCTAAGATAGAAAGACCTTTTTCTAAGGCTGCTTTTAACCCGGAAAATGTCAGGTTATTGGTGCTGACGTAGCAGTCAGCTTTGCCTCGAAATACTCTAACTCCTGCACCTGTGGCTAAACTGGGAGAAATGCTGGTGATGATGTCGTCTTCTGCTAGACAACTGATGTAGTTACGACGTTCTAAATAGAATTCGATAAAATCAGCACCAGCGGCGCGTCCAAGTCCCAAAAGGGTTGCCAGTGGGGCTTCCCAGGTTTCATCAAATCGTTCTGAGGTGGATGAATACTGGAGAGTGGGGAGTTGATTCGAGAGAAGTAAGGTATTTGTAAGCATGAATTGCCTCGTCTGCTGGCGTTATCTACAGATGTGACTGAAAAAATCCTGGTGTGTTAAGTCTAACAAATCAATGAAAGTCACTGTCGGCAGTTAGGCTGTAGAGGTTTCCTCACCTCAGAACTGCGACTAATTAAAATTTAGGGCTAAATGTAGCAATAAATATATAGAAATATATAGTTTAAAATCAAACATTTTGTTTTGCGATCGCTATTGCCAAGGTATGAAAAATACCAAAGCTATTTTCTGACATCTATTTTGTTAATAGATATACAATTCTTATATTTAAAGTATAGATAAAGATTTGATGAAAGATAATAGTAACTATTGGCAATTACGAGTAAGTGCCTGTACTATCTGTTTTAAGTAAGTAGTGCAAGGTAAATAATTAAAAGTTTGTAGAGAGGAATTTTGATATAAAAGTAGGGCTGTAGCCCTGACTAAGAGTAAATTTTAACATTTGTGACTTGACATAATCTGATTTATTTTTGCCTACTGACTTAATAAGTCTAACCATGTTTTTGGAAGACAAAAAAGCCCAATATCTATAACTGTATAACCTGTAGTTACTTTTTTTAGATTATCTATGAGCAATATTTACCGTACGTTTTCCCACAATTTATTCAAACAAAAACTTGTTTGTCAAAAATTAGTTTTTCCTCCCAAAGGCTTTATTAGCTTTGATTCAGGAGATATTCAGCAATCTATACAAACTCGTTTTGAACAACAAGTTAACAAATATCCTCATGCTATTGCTGTCAAAACTAGTAATAAAACTCTCACTTATAAACAGCTAAATCAAAATGCGAACCGATTAGCCAATAATATTCTTTTACAAAAAAGAGAAAAGTTAGAAGTGATTGCATTGTTACTAGAAAAAGGTGCAGATTTTATTACTAGCATCTTTGCAGGATTGAAAGCAGGAAAAATCATCGTACCTTTAGATCCTACATTTCCCATTGATAGACTAGCTTATATTCTCGAAGATTCTCAAGCTGTTATGATTATCACCAATAATCAAAATTTAGCTTTAGCCTATGAATTAACTACTAATAATTGTCAAATCTTAAACATTGATGAAAATATTAATAACATCTCTACTAAAAACCTCAACATTGATATATCACCTGAAACACCAGCTTATATAATTTACACTAGTGGCTCGACTGGTAA contains the following coding sequences:
- a CDS encoding TldD/PmbA family protein, with translation MLTNTLLLSNQLPTLQYSSTSERFDETWEAPLATLLGLGRAAGADFIEFYLERRNYISCLAEDDIITSISPSLATGAGVRVFRGKADCYVSTNNLTFSGLKAALEKGLSILGLQLPTANAFIPEINLELLRDYATKRGKDGWLPLCSSIREMGEVLLDGTAQLNKKATHVQSRRASYFRDWQEVLVAASDGTFARDIRLTQSVGFNILCADGANRASIAERAGNTSDANFLRTWDYQQASEQIAESAGKMLYADYVESGTYPIIMANHFGGVIFHEACGHLLETTQIERNTTPFADKKGEKIAHESLTAWDEGRADNAFGTIDMDDEGMPAQRTLLIEKGVLKNFLADRTGSVRTGHPRTGSGRRQNYTFAAASRMRNTYIDTGEYTNEDLFASVDKGIYCKKMGGGSVGATGQFNFSVDEAYLIENGKITKPLKGATLIGEAKEIMNKISMCSQDLELAPGFCGSVSGSIYTTVGQPHIKVDSITVGGR